A genomic segment from Aegilops tauschii subsp. strangulata cultivar AL8/78 chromosome 1, Aet v6.0, whole genome shotgun sequence encodes:
- the LOC120972901 gene encoding uncharacterized protein, translating into MTIIQAPLLTVERLRPRGCRGGAGLVEEGPQLRELSMEEDSVAVDQSVRWRGSNSGGRKSVAGIMWLRWPKGRRGVAASTSIPTLLLARRLYLQVHLLVRTIRRPSPQLTAYCSSD; encoded by the exons ATGACCATCATCCAGGCCCCCTTGCTCACGGTGGAGAGACTACGACCGAGGGGATGCAGAGGAGGAGCGGGCCTCGTGGAGGAGGGGCCGCAGCTGCGGGAGCTCTCCATGGAGGAGGATTCCGTGGCGGTGGACCAGAGCGTGCGGTGGCGCGGAAGTAACAGTGGAGGCCGGAAGAGCGTGGCGGGCATCATGTGGCTGCGGTGGCCGAAGGGGCGGCGCGGCGTTGCTGCCTCTACCTCCATCCCGACCCTTTTACTCGCGCGCAG GCTATACTTGCAAGTGCATTTGCTCGTAAGGACCATTCGAAGGCCAAGCCCACAGCTTACCGCATACTGCAG CTCGGATTGA